The Plasmodium brasilianum strain Bolivian I chromosome 6, whole genome shotgun sequence genomic interval cgtacgtatacatatatatatatatatatatatatatatatatatatatgtacatgtgtgtgCGTACTTCATGTGCTGGGTTTATGGGCAGAAAGTTTTCTACATTTAGAAAGTACACTAAATAAAACGTTTATTCATTAACCAGTCGTTGTGATAGGCTCTCTCGCGttcaatttatattttgtttaaaataaaaaaataaatttaattaaaaagttcaaaaaaaatgcgCTGCCgcagttttattttgttttgttgtaTTTAAGCTTTGTTTTGTTTCACTTTCACTTCGCTGcgtttcattttgttttatatttgtacCCCTCtgcaatataaaaaagctGTGGAATAAAGACTTTTTTTTCCCAACCCTTGTAGCAGTTTCActttactaaaatattttactgcTCCTCCCAACCCCCTCCATGGTTCTCAGTCCTATTGGTTATTCACTTTTATGCAGTATTGTGTATATGTTTGATTGCATAGCGTATTCCGAGCGAAAGAATAATAGTTTTTCTAGATTAATCTTGTTCCAAAGGGCAAACACTATTTACAACCTTGCGTTgtacaaaaagaaaagggaAAGAAAGATATACATATCATCAATTGAGTCTTACCTTGAAATGTATGTACATCGAGCTGGCAAAAATtgtaatgtaaataattatgacTTGATCAGGAAAAAAAGTACaccttcaaaaaaaaaaaaaaaatttcaaatttGATAGCCGTTTGTTGGATGTACAAGGTGAAATCAATGAAAAGAttgaaaaatgttttaaagaaaaaaaatatgaaaatatattttgtaatcaAAAAAAGTTTTCAGCTTGTTCGAAAAATCCCCCTTACGTTTTTCATCCCATATATTCTGATGTtgaattaaaacaaaatcaTCGATTTAAgataaagaaatatgaaCCTGTATTTACACAATTAAGCGGACTATGTATTTATGACAGGAACTATATTATTCCTTCAAGTAACATATATCAAATAagtaattctttattttctgtACACGATagaaattttgtaaatagaatgttagatataataaaaaaaaaagaacagatAGAAATGTTCTAGTTAGATTTATAGTCCGATCTAATATGCCGCTATTTAGTTGAATTCAATGGCACAATTTTAAGTGCATTATTAGCTCTTAAATATTGTATGTGCATGCATATTTGTGGTGGGAATCATCATTCAAAGAAAAATGGTGGAGATGGCTTTTGtctttttaatgatatagCTGTAGGAATTGAATTTCTCTTGtcagaaaaaattattgataAAGTTATTATTTTAGATGTGGATGTTTATCAAGGGGACGGCACTGctgaaatatttgaaaattggACTAATGTAAAGATAATTATCCTCGCATAAAGAAGAAATCAATTATTGACATTGAACTGAGTCCCTACATGGGAGACGATGaatacataagtatatataaaaatgtgttaAAAGATATAGAAAAGGGAGAGGTAAATGGAGAACAGAAAACGGATCAGAAAATGGATcagaaaatggaaaaaaaaaaggaacggAAAAAAGGAGAACTGCAAGAAGGTGAACAACGAGAGCAGCAACGTACCATCCTTTTTTATCTATCTGGAGTAGATATAAGCGTCGATGATGACCTTGGTTTGCTTAACATATCAGATGAAGGAATTTATAATAGAGACTACTTCACTTATCAGATGGCAATTAAAAAGAAGCTTCCCATAGTTACTGTTTTCTCGGGGGGTTATAATGAGTGTGATAAAACCTTGGCTCAAAAGCATATCTTGACGTTTAGGTGAGTGGGTTTCCACAAGAAAAAGATTCCAAATTCGCTGAGCGTTTAGTCCAtcgtataaaaatatataaatatatacatataaacatatatgtgtacacatatatacatgcatgcCCCTTCGCAGCACATATCTGTTAAGGCTTACGAACTTTTCATCACTCCGCGAACGTTTTTTATAGGACATCAACAGTTGTATGGAATTCCCTCAACAAATGAACAACCGGAACAGCCGCATTCTTTGTACAATCACTATTGCGTATATACTTGCACAGTCGTATGTAAACTACCTATGTACTTGTTTTTACGCACCCTTGTGtacttatttaatttttttcttttttaccgTTGTTACACTTTTGAAGTTGCAATAAATGCCATTTCACATTTTACATAACTTTTTGTTTCAATTTTTGCGCAAAAAggtataagaaaaaaaaaaaaatactaaacGATATACATTACGCAATATGCGATATGGGATACACGATgtagtatataaaatatctgATTCacgataaaaaaataaacaaaatatgggacaaaaaaaaaaaaaaaaattatgaacagttcataATGTTCGCATTTTTTAtgacataatattttatcaaatatGATATGGACGAAGAAGCAAATGCAAAAATGTACAAGATTAATTAGGAgaagtatttatatttggGGGATGAATGATCCGAAATGAGTAAACAACGGATGGTGAGGAGTATGTATTCCACTTATAAGTTAATGAAAGATAGGGGTACACTATAGCGAGAGCAGGTCTCTCCCACCCCCCCCATTAAGtcgatattttatttttatttttgagtCTAGCGCTTTGCCTGCAATTTAACTTGAGGGgtacaattttttccttttttttctgtctTATAACCTTTTTCAAAATAcgattttctttttcatttttcaaatttagcctcatattttttggtggcatataaatattatcataatttttgaaatcaAAAATGGATGCGggttcatttttcttttcattcattgtacatattttaattttccttttatatttagaCATAATATTCTTATGAATTTCACCAACACTGTTCTTTATACGTTTACCACCTATTCGTTTTTTAATCGGTGTAAATGTATGCTCTTTACTATTTTCAATTCTGTTTTCAAGTAATATTTCGTTTAGTGGTTGTTCTTTAATTTGAAGAGATCCTTCATATAATAGGCACGAGAAAGGGATGGTCTTGTTACCGCTGCTGGAAATACTGTCGATGCTGAAAAGGGTTGTGAGTAACTCGCTTTTGTTCTCAGTTTGTGTGTCTTCTCCGCTTTGCTTGCTCAGGAAAAATTTACGAGAATTATCCGTATTATCGCCACTTGAGTTTTCATCAATCTTATCAATCTTATGCATTTCACTCGTCTGATCATCCTGATACGCTACCTTCATATGATTAGCTCCCCCCTCTGTTATTCCCCCTGCTTCATTACTACCTTCCACCTGTTCATCTAAGAACGTACCGTAAAACTTTTCACCAGTTTTATCATGCATTATTAGCATATCTTTATCACCGCGGTCAAATTCGTTTTCCTTGGCTTTATGATATGTACCATCGTTACTACTGCTGGGGGTATTATTATGGTTACTATTTGCGTCATTACTAGGGGTCTTACCAACTTTGACCTCAATAATTTTCCCCtcactatttttattacccTCTATGTAGTCTGCATTGTGTTCACTTAAATATGTGTTATCGATGAAGGTTTTACTTccccattttttataattaccattcaaatttttcaaattagaCTGATgtttattattccttttcctttcgataattttctttttgccATATTTACGttcattatcatttatttttatattgctTCCTTGTATTGTTTCCTTGGAAGAGCTATTGTTCGTTTCTACTTCCTTGTGGAGTACATTAAGAtcttccttttcattttttttttttattttttccataattgTAATATTGCTTTCATTTTTGGAGCCTCTTGTAATGATAATACTATCACTTGGGTTCATTTTACTATCTTTATCCTTCGTAGTTTCTTTATTTCCTTGATGATTTTGTCCATCATTCGTGTTGTTTTCCCCCTTCGCCACTTTGACCACTGCAGTAATTTCTGCCCCTTCTTCCGCCATATGTTTGTCATTTGGATTATTTTCCGCTTCTTTCGACCCTTCCACTTCTTTCTGAACTTCCACTTCCTTTTGAACTTCCACTTCTTTCTGAACTTCCACTTCTTTCTGAACTTCCACTTCTTTCTGAACTTCCACTTCTTTCTGAACTTCCACTTCTTTCTGAACTTCCACTTCTTTCTGAACTTCCACTTCCTTTTGAACTTCCACTTCTTTCTGAACTTCCACTTCCTTTTGAACTTCCACTTCTTTCTGAATTTCCACTTCTTTCTGAACTTCCACTTCTTTCTGAACTTCCACTTCCTTTTGAACTTCCACTTCTTTCTGAACTTCCACTTCTTTCTGAACTTCCACTTCTTTCTGAACTTCCGCTTCTTTACCTTCACCACTTCCCTCCCCTTTGTCACTTCCACTCGTCTCTTTCTCTTCTGTAAACACAGGTCCAATACTCGCTCCGAATTTCTCAATCTTCGATAGCTCAATATCATACTCCCTAACTTGGATTGCATCACAAAAAATGACTTTGCTCGTTCGTCTATGTTTTGACTTTCTTTTGTTGTCATTCGAGTACTTGAATTTTCCAGATGAAGATGAAGGATCAACGTGTGCAGGGTCATTGCCCGTATGACTAGAAGAGAAAGAGCCTTCACCCATTTGGAACTCATTCAAAGATGAATTATCAGTATTATTATGACCACTATTACCGCCGCTATTATTTCCGCTAATACCATTGCTATTATCACTGCTATTgtcactattattattattgcttgCCTCTGAATCTGCATTTTTTATAGTGCAGTAGTAATCGTTACTATTAGTAAAAGGTGTGTGTACAAGGTTAGAGGGTAATGTCCTCGTAGGGTCGGCTCCCGAGGATTTGTGTAATTCCATACAGTGATTCGTTAACAAATCATAAtcataaaagtatatatttaaacacaGTGGACAATGGTAATGTGGGTCggtgaaaaattttttttttcttttcatttttttgtttatttttacgtaTGACCTGCTTTTTCTTCCATCTCCTTCTACGTCTCCATTTGTTTCTACACTCACTTCTGCACCCACTTCTGCACCCACTTCTGCACCCACTTCTACACCCACTTCTGTATGTGCTTCCCTCTTGACACTATTGTGTATAAGTTTACAGGGGAATATTATGTAACCACCGAGCGTTTTCCTACCCTTCCAATGCT includes:
- a CDS encoding histone deacetylase, which codes for MVLSPIGKKVHLQKKKKNFKFDSRLLDVQGEINEKIEKCFKEKKYENIFCNQKKFSACSKNPPYVFHPIYSDVELKQNHRFKIKKYEPVFTQLSGLCIYDRNYIIPSSNIYQIIEFNGTILSALLALKYCMCMHICGGNHHSKKNGGDGFCLFNDIAVGIEFLLSEKIIDKVIILDVDVYQGDGTAEIFENWTNVKIIILA
- a CDS encoding histone deacetylase, with product MGDDEYISIYKNVLKDIEKGEVNGEQKTDQKMDQKMEKKKERKKGELQEGEQREQQRTILFYLSGVDISVDDDLGLLNISDEGIYNRDYFTYQMAIKKKLPIVTVFSGGYNECDKTLAQKHILTFRTSTVVWNSLNK